In Coffea eugenioides isolate CCC68of chromosome 4, Ceug_1.0, whole genome shotgun sequence, the genomic stretch CACCAAACATTCCCTCAAGAACTTGATGAGCTTGAAGATGATCCTGAGTACAAAAATCAGGGGAAAATTACTGGTGGGAGCATGAAAGGGAGCTCCATGGAGTCCTCAGCTACAAAAGGGTCACTTATAGTTTCTCTTACCACTAGCACAGCTGCTGGTTCTCGCTCCAGCTTGCAATCGAGTGGGAAATTAGAAGAACTTGAGGTATTGCCTATGAACGTACTGTCTTGTAGATATTGAGATTCTTTTTTTGGCTTGGTTggtttttattcattttgatATTCTGAATGTCGACATACCATCACTGGTATCAATACTTGCAAACGGGCTTATTACTGTTTATGCTTAGAAGTTATTATTTACTTGTCACTTGTATGCAATCGAATGGACTTTTTTATTTAATGATTTGCTGTAATAGCCAAAAGATCATCTATAGATTTAGGTTGTAGTAATTGTGGATTCTACACAGCTGTTGTGTTTAATTGCAAGAAAACCTTGAGTAGAAGATGCTAGGGGAGTTATCAAATCTCAGACACATTAAACTGAACATGTGACTGGAAAGGACGGTCCAACTTACATGCTACAAGAGGCAGGAAATAATATTGGACTTTGTTCCTTGTTCTGATTTAAGAGCATAATGTTGCATCTTGTTCTATACTGTTTTTATGAACTTCCTTTTGTTGTTTATACTGTATTGCTATTGGAGAGACTCCAAACCTGAAAGCGTCTCTCTCTTTCTTGCATTTGAGTTTCTTATAtacctttcttttgttttttaatcTGCTATTTGACATACTATTGATCTTTTTAACCAGAAATTTGGCCTTGTAATGTGCggcattcctttttttttctcccctaTTCTTTCCTCATTCTCAGAATGATAAAAGGCCTCTCTGACCTTCCATTGGACTTGTATGGCATCTCTATGCATGGCTGTGTCTTTCCATACATCAGCTGTTATGCATTTGGTGTTCTCATCTACTTTCCATGGATAAATTGAGGCGTGAGTTGAAAGATTTGTTTACTTGGAGTGCCTCTGACATTATTTagtttcctcttttctttctgggTTCAATTTTGCTGTTACTATGAAGCCACCTGAACTTCTGCCTCCAGCATCCAGTCTGAATTCAGCTACTTCAGCACCAAAGCCTGTTCTCAGGTAACATGAGTTTAATCAGTTCTttaaatttgattaattggaCATTTTTGCTGCGATGCACTAATTTCATGTATGAGAAACGTGTATTGCACTTGTGTTATAAGCAAGAACAGTTTTTGAGTGTCTTCATGAGGGAAGTTGAAAATTGGGCATCTTAGGTAGTGTTTCTTATGATTCTTGAGAGCCGTAGTTTTAGATGCTGCTACCCGTACAGGAATGTGACTATGAGAAGCATTTGAAAAGTTTGCAAGGTTAGctgtttgagttttttttttttttaagagcaACAAAAAATGTATCCGGAAAGTGTAAAACAGATATCaacatattttcttttattggaATTTCATTTTATGTTGCCATTATATTGGTCCTCAAGTCTTGGCTAAATTTCAGTTTCACACTTGTGTTGATGAATTCTATTCTTGCTCCATTGGATGGATTTCTGTAAGTTTTTATGTCTCTCTTACACTGTTGATCCTATCCCTTGCGTCTCTCCCTGCCAATTGTTAATGCTGTTTGCAGGTTTAACTTCACCTCCTTGGCTAAGGCTACTGGCGAAAGCACTAAGACCTAAAGATATCCATCTCCGGAAGAGAAGCTCCTTGAGAGGAGTTGTTCGTATGTTGTAAAAAATGATGTGGATTTCAGCaaatctttttctccttttgtaataataataataataattacttTTACCTTACCTTTATGGATTAatgataatgaaagattcaagtcTATCACCTTCTGGAATTTTTTACCCCTTTTAACTTAACTTTGGGTGCGTGCACTCAGCAAAGATGGAATCAGATTAACAGATACTACTTGTAGTATTTCTCGTGCTTGTCTTTTTACTAGTTTTAGTCCAATCTCGTCGCAGCTTGCTTTTAATAGAAGCCGCCACACAAGCTAAGAAAAATAACGCAATTCATAGCTGATGATTACCATAAATGCAGAGTGTGCGCCTGAACTAAGCTTGGTCAGTGACGACTTGCCTTCTAAACTATTGATTGTTTAAAATAAGGTGATGTGATAAATTTGTCCTAATTAAATGAAATGACGACCACCTCAATTCTCCACATCTCTCCTCTAATTTTTCACATATCTCCTTTCTTTCTCCTCCTCCAAACCACACCTGACCTGACACCACCAAGTTATTATCTATTTCATCCTCCGCATCAAACTCCTTGACATGGATCGCTTTTCACCTTTCCCACTCAAATCAATCTCTCGAGTCCCTAACCTCACAAGCCCCTTCTTTAGAGCACCGTCTCTTTGAATTTCCATCATTTCTCAAATTCCAAAATCACAGCCCAGTTCAAATTTATCAGCCTTCATTGCTACTAACCAATCTCCTAGCACTTCTTGATTCAAGAGGCCCAAATCTTGTCATTTACTATCCTTCTAATTTCGATAGTTGTCTATGTTATTGAGTGTTTTTTATTTCTGTTTGCTACATATTGAAGTTTTGACTCAGTGTGTGTGTGATTGCATCTACATATGATAAGACTGTTTTGCTATTTGAAGATTAATTGGTGAGATGTATCTTCAATTTTTTTGCACGGATGACTGATGGGTTTTTGGCCTTGATACAAAGCTTTGATTTTGCTCTTGTTTTTATATAATCTAGTCTTTgactttttcttcttctattcAGGTGGTTCAATGGTAGGTATTTTGGTGTAGTGATAATGGGCAGAGGAATAGTAAATTACTACTACAATTGATAGTGTAGGCAAGTTGCTAACTGAACATATAATAGTTTGAGGGTGCAATATTTTGCATTTATATGGACGTCTCCTGCTATCATATTTAATAAAATCACTACAATTTTTAGAATGAGTAATGATACTCCATCCTAAATTTGATCTTAAATGCAAATTAGAGCGAACACAATCTTCTTTAACATGGGACAAAAAtgtcttgagtttgaatatatTTAGCTCCCTATATATTTTTATATCAATTGTTTGTTAAATAATTGTGAAAACTTTCTTTGTAGAAATTTGGGAGTTCACATTACATGTCACTAGAGTTGGCAATTATACCCAAAACCCAACAACTCACCCACTAATTTGAGAGGTTGGGTTGGATAAGTTGGGTTTTGGGTTAATTTTGGATTGGGTAATAAAAATCTATATATATTTTGGGTGGTCTGGGTATTTGTGTTGGGCACCAATTACCCAACTTAAgttaaaaaaacaaattaacaaattaaaatcaagaaacaaaaaaaaaagaccagtCTTGTTGGATCAAGCAAAACCCATATATGTACTGGTATGTATAATTATCATATATATACTACTACTACACACTGAGAAGGATGATCAACGAGTAATGcttaaaaagaacaaaaattgagAAATGAACGGTGCAGCACAAATGTcagtaggatttttttttttttaaaaaaaaagaaaatccttGTACTCTTCGCTCTTCACATCCATCCTTTTGCCGAGTTCCGGAAAAATGCATCCTACTGTTcatctatttctttttctttttttcattcaaaatgaaaaaacaagTCCCCCCCATTTATTGATCACTTCATCGAGATCTCTTAGTTTTGTTCCACCCAAAATTGTTGCTTCGATCTCTTAGTTTGGACCAAAACTATACCCAATTTGAAAATCCTTACTTGTATAAAAAATAGTGAGTTCATCCAAGTAGTTTAAATAgttagtatgtgtgtgtatTTGTGAAAGTATATTAGTGTGTATTGTAATTTGTACGTGTAAAAATAACATATTTCAAAAGAGTTTAAGAAGTGAGTGTGTGTGTCTATAAGTGTTTTAGTGTGTAAAAATATGTCTATctatgtgaaaatgtgtttatgtgtgtgaaaatttttttttgtatgtgaaaatgtatttgagagagtttatgtatcaaaatctattaattaatatattggaTCATATTTGGGTCATGGGTTTGAGATGACCTAAtatgacccaacccaaaattaacccaatCTAAAGTTGGGCGGATTGGATGTCACCCATTTAAATGAAAACCCAATATCAATCCGCCCAAAAACCGCCCAACCCGTCCAATTGCCAGGTATACATGTCACCATTTCTTTTAAAATACAAAGACTTTCACCATCATATATCTCAACCAATATCTTTAGGATTAACCACTATTTTATTTAGTTCCAATGATCTCTATCCAAAGTATCGTAGAGCTAATTATAAATTTTCAATGACATTTTATGTTGACATTATGATCTacagaaacttttttttttttttttttttgtagtgtaTGTCATTTGGTTCTTGCAATTCTATGTCTTTCTAGAATTCCGGTAAAATAAACTGTGGaatggaaatttcagttttagcaCTTAGAACCCCCAATTAAAATATAATGAACTTCATAAAGAACGTTCATTACTATAATTTTTGGTCTTCCTTTTCCTATccttttttaatgaattttcaCGGTCTAAAAACAGATGTAGTAGGAGCTCTTCTCCATTGTAAAGCTGAATTTGCACATCAATAAAATGACAGTTGGCttgcgaaaaaaaaaagatttctaaAAGGTTAGTCACAGTTAAAAGTTTGGATAGAAtaagggtgcgtttgataaaattgaaatttgaaaactgaagtctgaaatctgaaatatgaaatttgaatacattaagttattgaattgttaagtattaaatctaatatattaGAGTGCATATCACACGATCAGTAaaaagtgaataacttatcacttaattttgagagCAAATTTTGTCTAGAAATTCAGTGCCAcctaattaattcagatgttcaatttttggttatcaaacggtTATCAAGCCGGACCTAAATGTTTAACACTTCCATTACTTATAAACCTTTTGTCTTAACTCAAAAATTTGTCTTAATATTCGTGTATTattcttgcttcttttttttttttgcatttcttAATCAATTGTATCATATGGTATAATGAACTCAATCATTAATTAACTTATTGTCTTTCCAAATCAAATATTCAAATATGATATTTAACAGTGAACTCTGATTATCCTGAATTAAAAAAGTTCACAACGTGAAACATCAATCATCAATTATTAATGGCCTGACGGAATAAGAAACAACTGAGAGCAAAACAGTTCGTATACTCCCACGTAAGTATGTAATATAATTTATGCCGCGTCATAATCTAAAATTCCACATAGTTCGGAGTGGACAACGAACTTCTAACAGCTGGGATGGAACCGCTTTTCCACTTTGGGGAGTCGACTAGTGCATTTATGACTATGCTCAGGCGGTCATAAGATGGTAAAGTGGCCTCACTTTGGCCATCGGATAAGCtatctttatatttttttcatccaaaaataagaaaaaggagAGTAGATAGATTTCTTGAGGATTCTCCAAAAGCAGAAAAGGAGTACCTGTTCAAATGGAGGAGAAGCAGCTGGATTATGTTCTGGTGCCTCTGGGGATGTTCATATTCCTGGTTTATCATGTTTGGCTGCTTTACACCATTATATACAATCCCAGGAAAACTGTTGTGGGACTCAATGCTGAAAGCCGTCGAAATTGGGTTTTCTCCATGATGAATGTTAGTTCCTCAACCCTCTATCCCACTTTTTCTTTCATCAGACATGTTATATGCATGTGATGTTAATTATATTAGCAATTATCAGGGAAAAGTAGTAATATATCTTTTGGTGATAGTTAGGAGTTTTCGCGTGTTTTTCCCTTGTCTGCTGTTTATGATCGTAAATGGGGTGATAGGGATTAAAGTGGTTCGGCTGCTTTATTCTAGTAGAAATTATGCAAACAGGCACATATGCTTATTTTACACGCATGCTTGTGTGCTTGAAATTATGCTGGATGATTGTAATTCGTACTAAAAATTCTTATACTGATGGGTCCTGTCATCGATGGGATGTTATTTCAAGATTTGCACTGATGCCCTCCACGTTTAGGTATGATCTTTTCGTCTATTATTGATGTCAGCTTATGTTTCTAATTTCCTTTGATTTCCCCTCTTCTGAATTGTCCTCATTAGTTAGTGTTCTACCTTTACTTTGATCATGTTGCCCATGATTTTTTTGATCATGTTGCCcatgatttttcctttcttaGTGAGTTAAATGGGATGGAGGATAATTGATTTGAGCATATAGATCAAGGGCAGGTGATGGGGAAGGGAAGGGAAGCGATGAAAGCAAGTATTTGAAAGTGGTGGTGGCCGCCAGGAGAAGCAAATGCTCCTATTGGTTCATAATGGAGTTGAAAAACAGAACAAAGAAATTTACTCCTGTtgctttttgtcaaaaaatagtCTTTGCTCCTATAAAATGAGCTTGGATTAAACTATTTTTATCTTATGTTATTCAGGAAAAACATTTGTTTCAAATCTTTCGTTGATACATTGGTCGATGCCTCATTCATTAACATCTTTAACCCAAATGCTGTCTTCTTAACCTTATTGAAAAATCAATCGCAAGAAAGATTGATGATTATCATCAAAGGGGTTGATTACGGGCTAGAGTTTCTGCATACTTTTATTGGGTTCTTCAAAGTCAAATTATGATGCAACATAGCTGCTAAATTGTCAACAAAAAGCAGTCATAACCTACATAAAATTCAGCAGGCTGAACTCCTATGGAACATGTTTACGACTGTTTTGGATCCCAATTTATAGGCTTGACATAATATTCATTTACAAGTAACTTCAGTAAAGTCTCGATAGGTAGTTTTCAGAGAGCGTACTTGGGCAATTTACCTCATGTTAAGGTATCAATCTTAAAGCGGTATATAATCctttttttggttgaaatttcaCATAAGAAGCACAccccactcttttttttttttatacccTTCCATCCCTCCCCACATCCTTCCTACCCCCAGGACATCCCGCTCTTGCAAGTGCACCACCCACCCAGGAAAAAGTCCATTATAAGGATAGCTTTTACCCTTATATTAGGTAGTCCATTACTGAAAGATTGTGTTCCACATATTTATGACACATTCCCCTCTTCATTGTCTCTAATCTTTAATTCTGTTTCCCAGCTTGTCAAAATGGATAACATGTGATGAGAATAGTAGGTCGTCTTTAGTTTGGCATTATTTATCAGAATTGATTCATGTAAAGTGTTTGCAGGATCCACTTAAGAATGGTGTTTTGGCAGTCCAAACTTTACGCAACAACATAATGGCATCAACTCTATTGGCAACAACAGCTATTACTCTTAGCTCTCTGATAAGTGTCTTTGTAAGCAATGCCTCAAATTCTTCGTCTTCAAAGTTAGTTTATGGAAATAAGACTTCATTTTTGTCTTCTGTCAAATTCTTTTCTATCTTgctttgttttcttgttgcttTTCTTTGCAATGTGCAGTCTATTAGATACTATGCACATGTTAGCTTCTTAGCTACTGTGCCTACCTTCAAGGACCAAAACGACTGTATTGAGTATGTTGCAAGAAATTTGAACAGAGGAAGCTTCTTCTGGTCACTTGGATTAAGAGCATTTTATATGTCATTCCCTCTTTTCCTTTGGATTTTTGGACCTATTCCCATGTTTGTCTGTTGCTGTATGATGATATTTCTTCTTTACTTCTTGGACACAACTACAAGCTTTACGAGAGATCTCCACTGTAAGTCGATCAAAGAGGAAGCAATAGCCAATGATGTGGAATCAATTCATCATTCATTGTAGTGGTTGAGAAGTAAAAGGCCCCTAGTTGGTCATGAGGTTTTTGGAGCATAGCCAATCAAAAAATGTCTTGTATCTGTACTAGAACCTTTAGTTTCAGTGTAATATTTTCCACAGAGAACGACCAAGGTGCTATGTAAATAGTTCTTATCAACTGATCTCTTGGTCAACAAGATGCTATTCAAATTCCGCATGGTTTTCATATGCTTCAATTGAACTTTGGCTATTTATAAAATTGTTATCATCCTCATGAGGAGAATTATTTTTGAGACTTTGAGTATAGCAGGCACGTATTTTCAGAGTGAGCTTGGTGACTTCCATGGAATACACTCATTTTTCATTCACCATGCATTATAGACAAATGCACATATATTTTCCAGTTAGTATCATGCATAAAATTAGGCTCCAAAAGATGGcttattcttgttttccttggtTGAGAATGCTCCTAATTGATGATGTGCtgactgttttttttttttttaatattgtgagattttcttcctttttccttggGTATTAACTCTAGGACGTGGAAAGTGAGGAGGATCCTGCTGTTTTTTTTGGTTGTCATCCTATAATATATTTAGGTGCTTGAAAATGCAGCATATCCTCTGAAACTAGACATTCTACCGGGAACTGAATTGGTTTTGGATAACAATGTCTTGGGTTAAGAGTCAAGACTATGAAACATGGTATCAGGAGGAAAGTTTAGTAGCATCTTTGCTAATTCATGTTCTGTATTCACTGGAGAGAGTTTCTTTTCCTTATAGAACCAGAAGGAAAGTTTCCTGACTGACTGTGGGTGATTTATTCTGTCCGGTGCTATAGTACAATAGAAACACCATATGCTTCTTGCTTTCTGATGCTTGAAGCTCTATATCAACCGATAGTTTTTCCTTCACTGACAGCAGCATAGAACCATAGGTGAGGGTGAACATTTTATCGACTGGCTTGAACCCACCCTGGGAGTAATGAAATCCTTATGATCTGACGCATGAAATTAATTCTTTCTGTTGTATTGTGAACGTTTACAGATGTAAAGACAACCTTAAGGTGTATATTGATATTGAAACGGACTGATAAtgcctttttcttctctttgtaAACTTTTTGCCCCAAATTTCTCGATTACTTGCTTCATATTTTTCGTTTGTACGTTACTCCAGTTACTTAATTTGTATTACCTGGTTGAAAGCGGGCGTGGCATGAAATGTAGAGGCCTTCTACGTTGGATGTTGGGTTTTGAACCCTTGTTCCAATGTACAATAATCTTCCGAGGGTGTGTATTTGGCTTGAACGGGACAGAAGGGGTTGGAAACCTCTCTGACCATAATTGCTGGTACAGCATGTCTGCAGATTGTCCATGTTTACAGGGGTTAACCATGTGTGCCAAATTGACTGGAACAGGACATTTGAGCCCCTGAAATGACATCCGTACAGTATGCTTTTGTTTGTGTCTTTTGCTATTTGTCGCTGTTTCTGTGTTTTTTGAGCTCAAATTCAGACCAAGTAGGATGTGGTTCTTTGATAACAGAAGAAAGACAATTAGTCGCGTTACGTCACAATATTTGAACGCATACCGAAATATCCCATGCTTTACCAACTGTGTTTCTGCCTTGTATTTATGGGCATGTTGGATATGTGGAGGCCTACAAAGGGTCTTGTTTCTTTGGTGAAAGCGATGGAAACAataaatttcttgatttttggtgCAAGAGAAGCCAATAATTAATGccccacttgattttgacaaaTGATCTGCCCCATCTAAATACGCAGAGACCAAAAAGAAATGGACCACTTTTGCATTTGTTGCTGCTATTCATCTTTGGCCTACATTTGCCGTACCAGATGATCTGTCTAGCATTCCATCTTTGTGGTAAAATAGAGTACACCATGGTTCGATATTTTAAAGCAAATTCAGAAAACCATTTATGGTGCCATGTACCAATGTCGCTAACAAATTGCTAAACTGATGCTGGTGGTGCTGCCGATGTTGATAGCTGACAGTGCCATAATGCATGCAGTGCACTACATTGATCCATCAAACCAACCCCCTTACAATCTTTGAGTAAGTTGATAGAACTGTTACTGTACCTTTACACTCTGTCTTGATGATGATCTTGTTTTCTATATTTGTCGTTACCAGAGTAACTACCAGATCTGTCTTCCAACTCCATTGTGGAACTGGAACATGTTGTGTTTTCTCATTTCTCCTGTTTATGTCCTTGTTGATCATTGATGGCATCAGCTGTCAAAGTGTCAACACCCATAATTATTACTTGCTCTTTGTCAGAATATGATCCTCTCCTTTGGTGCTTATCTCCTACCTACACCTTTTGTCCTTGAGATAGAATGTTGGTACCGCTGCCAATGCACTGATTTTTCCTAGCAACCCAAAACTTACATTTTAGTAATAAAATCCCACACCTGTGAATAGAAAGGCATGAAGAAATAGGATGTCCTCACCTGGATATGGAAA encodes the following:
- the LOC113768497 gene encoding uncharacterized protein LOC113768497 isoform X1, producing the protein MEEKQLDYVLVPLGMFIFLVYHVWLLYTIIYNPRKTVVGLNAESRRNWVFSMMNDPLKNGVLAVQTLRNNIMASTLLATTAITLSSLISVFVSNASNSSSSKLVYGNKTSFLSSVKFFSILLCFLVAFLCNVQSIRYYAHVSFLATVPTFKDQNDCIEYVARNLNRGSFFWSLGLRAFYMSFPLFLWIFGPIPMFVCCCMMIFLLYFLDTTTSFTRDLHCKSIKEEAIANDVESIHHSL
- the LOC113768497 gene encoding uncharacterized protein LOC113768497 isoform X2 translates to MEEKQLDYVLVPLGMFIFLVYHVWLLYTIIYNPRKTVVGLNAESRRNWVFSMMNDPLKNGVLAVQTLRNNIMASTLLATTAITLSSLISVFSIRYYAHVSFLATVPTFKDQNDCIEYVARNLNRGSFFWSLGLRAFYMSFPLFLWIFGPIPMFVCCCMMIFLLYFLDTTTSFTRDLHCKSIKEEAIANDVESIHHSL